GTCAGCAGCTGCAGCAGCGACAAGGAATCCGACTCCTGTAGCTCGGACTTCGTTCCGTCCTCCAACGCCAGTTCCGGCGACACAGAAGCCGCCACCGGCTCTaccaccgccgccgccatggACGTCAAGGATGACTCTCCGCTGGCGAGCCCAAATCGCAGCCCCAAGGGGCGGAACAGCGTCCAAGAGGATGCCGCAGCGAGCGCCGCCGGCACCAAGGTGAGCGTTGTTTTTATTTAATGCCCTTAAATTATTCGAGGGGCCACGCATCTCACCTCCGTGGGCCGACCTCGTGGGCCGACCGCATGGGCGGTTACGATGGTTGATTAGACCTGGGACCCATCCCTTAGCTTTCCACATCACCGTCTGGCCGATGGTCCCGACCTTGTCGCATCCTTTTTACCACTGTTTGAACTTGCCAACCCATAACTTTACATCCGCGAAAGCCTCTTCCCTCCCTACTGCCGGAGGAACAACAAAATAGGCAGTGGAGGTTGAGAACCACAAACAAAACAGTACGTGAGATATAGATTAAAGCAAAAGCTGGGGAAAAGCAATGGCTGATGTCTTTTGTGGTAGCCTGATTTGTCGTCTACTTGAGAAAGAAACTGGAATTACATGGAAGTGGTCAGTGGGTGAGGAATCGAACCTAGCTAGAGAGGTGCAGTTAAAAAAGGCTGTAATTCCTCCCCTTGTTCTACTGCGAGTCCGTGATCAGGACATGTTGTTGGCACACCTAATTGGTTTGCTGGCTCGGTGGGGATATTCTTTTAATTCCAAAAGCTACGATAAAGCTCCCGTTGGAGGTGACCTCGACCACGCGTGCTCCACTTTTTTGGCCTTGCCTTGGCAgtcgcccctttttttttttggaaccaAATGAGTTTTTGTCTTTTACTCATCGGCATTTCTTTTACACGAAAAAATAGGCAACGGAAGGCCAGGGTGAGGAGTCTCCGGCATGCCActctgaggaggaggagaaggaacagCTGAGTCCGGTGTCAGTGATGGACTTCCCCTCcgaagaggatgaggaggaggacgacgacgatgatgacaCCGCGTCTCCTTCGTTCCACCACAGCCTCGCCAAACTAGAAAGTATGTGACTTAAATTTCTCATTTATGATCTCTTCTATTTTCGTGCCTGACTTAAAAGTTTCAGAAGCAAGTCGTCCTCCATTAATCCATATCAAAAAGCGGCCACATCATGCGGATATAATGTGTTGGTGGTTGAGGTGGAGCAGTTAGGCTCTGTCTCTCTACGTTCTTGCTGCTGAGCTCAAGGCATCAAGGGTTCTTGTGTTCCGCCATCATCCCCTTCCCTAGTCTTTTGGCATGTGGATGCGAGCCCAGACTGGGACTCGCCACCCTTAGCCACAGATACATTGGCACCCTCACCCTGTTCGAGTCTTCTTTATAGTCCTATTATTGATCCCTCGTTAGTAGGCTTTGTTCGACGTGTTTCTGCTACTACAGTGAGACGTCCGCCTCTGTGCCATGTGTGTATTGGTAAGATATGAATAGGAAGAAGAATCCAGCTAACGTGGATGGATCGTGTGTGGGCACAGGAACGAAGCTGCAGCTGCTGCAGAACATCAGACGGTTCGAGTCCCTCGCTAATCTGGACTCGATCGATCTCGACCGTCGCTTGGCCAACTCTGATGACCTCTACGACTCCACTAACCACCTGGCTTCATTGGAcacggacgaggaggaggaggaggagcgggatCGACGAGAAAGGAAGGCGTGGGGCCTACTCGGAGAGCTAAAGGACGTCTGCCACGTGGGCGCCCATAGTAGCATCGAGAAGCTGCTGCTGGACTTCTTCATCCAAGGGCTGCCCTGCTCCGGCGATGACGCTCAGCCGATGAACCCCACCGCGCACCATGGTCCGGCCGAGCGACCACTGTTGGATACCGCGAGGGGCTGGATCGAGGGCGCCGGGTGCCGGGACCTGGACGACTACCACGGGGAGGCGACGCTGAGGGAAATGGAGAGGAACCGGCGGTGGCGATGCTTCCAAGAGCAGGAGAAGGAGGTAGGGTCGGAGGTGGAGGGACTGGTGCTGGTGTCGCTGATGGAGGAGCTTGTGGGGGACCTACTGCCGTATTGAACAACGATCTCGTTGTCGCTGTGATAGATGGTTGGTGTAATAAATTAGACGGTGAGTTCGTTGCGGAAGTCGTCTGTACATGAAGAGGGCGTTGCAAAGCCAACCAATTTTGGCTGTCGAGATGAGAAGCAGGCGGTATTTTTCCTTCACAATGCGTGTCTTCAGGTGTTATGTGCTTGGAATCAGATACTGCCACCATCAACGCAGCGCCTCGTACGCATCTTAAAGCCTGTCAGATTCAAATGAACTAGGGACGGCGGGGATCCGAAACCCAATTTATGTTGGGCCATATGAGATATACGTGCCACGTTGGCCCATTTATGTTTGGATCGATTAGAGTTAGGTCAGGGGTCAACATTAACCCAACCCAAGGCCAAAATACATTCAGGGCTAATGGAAACACATTGGTTTGTACCATTTGCCGTTGCTAATCATGAAGTAAATCAACCAGATGAATCGTGGACACCAGACAATATAGTTTGGTGTGCAGGTCCCTACCAAAAATATGTCATTGCTTTCCTCCACCACCAGATTCTGCACTCATTCTAATGTCCAAAGCAAATCTTCCACCAACCACGCCGAACCATGAAAGCGTAGGCGGGTCTTGGCTTGTCTCCTCGCCTCTTCAATCCTCCACGGAGCTGCTGATACCTCCCTTTCAAAAGCTCGGCGCTAAATTAAGCATCAAGGCCTTTCGGCTTCACGTCGCAAACCCCACCGCGTCTTCTTTGACGGCTCCCACTACCCAACCCTACCGCCTCTTCAAAGTCTCCTCCCATTCTTTGGTTCCCTGAACCGGCCCTGACACAGACGGAGAACATGCACTGTTCCTCCAACCGCTGCTACAGTAGTCCATCtctttcagcttccattgtttgcTCCCATGGGACCACCTGCAGCTCCTCGTCTAGAAATGTTGCCATCATTATTGAATGCTCCAGAAACCATTTCACACGTGAATTCCGTTAAGGGAGGTTGGACGCTGCATAGATCAGAAATGCCCCGTATGGCAAGTGAGGAAAGAAACATGGAGTCGATCGAAACATATTCTGCTCCGCAATGATCCACAAGCCATTTTGATTTCAGCCTCTCAGTTCTGCGTTGCTTCTCTAGGAAATATATGAGACAAGGCTATAGATGTAATGCGCAGGGCCATACTTGAAGGTCAAGCAATGGATTCGCAAGAAGGAAGAGACAACTTCAGGCCAAAGACAGGGACAAGTCCCAACATAAAGCGTGGTGGAAAGTCTGATGTGATATGTTCATAGGTATCGGCATATTAAGGTTAATATGATGGTGCTATTACATGCCTGCATTTGTCCCATTCAGAGAACGCTCCGA
The DNA window shown above is from Musa acuminata AAA Group cultivar baxijiao chromosome BXJ2-4, Cavendish_Baxijiao_AAA, whole genome shotgun sequence and carries:
- the LOC135610432 gene encoding uncharacterized protein LOC135610432 is translated as MMSRKPLMLKDYLELDWNSETSSAGFRCVPRRAEDAATVRCLLDAELRVGAGRELPRTRSMSPLISAMFNAVRLLHVAASGGARRSGDEGLRSSSFSKRLRGSFWRRRGNEEENRVNLRNIVRLRSFQEEEEDEVGDERRSFDFPSPIVSSCSSDKESDSCSSDFVPSSNASSGDTEAATGSTTAAAMDVKDDSPLASPNRSPKGRNSVQEDAAASAAGTKATEGQGEESPACHSEEEEKEQLSPVSVMDFPSEEDEEEDDDDDDTASPSFHHSLAKLERTKLQLLQNIRRFESLANLDSIDLDRRLANSDDLYDSTNHLASLDTDEEEEEERDRRERKAWGLLGELKDVCHVGAHSSIEKLLLDFFIQGLPCSGDDAQPMNPTAHHGPAERPLLDTARGWIEGAGCRDLDDYHGEATLREMERNRRWRCFQEQEKEVGSEVEGLVLVSLMEELVGDLLPY